Proteins encoded in a region of the Mycolicibacterium neoaurum genome:
- a CDS encoding LytTR family DNA-binding domain-containing protein → MSAELTVLAVDDEAPALDELAYLLGEHGDIATVHTASDATSALRELNAHTIDAVFLDINMPGLSGIELAGVLTNFAHRPAVVFVTAHDDKAVAAFDVGALDYLLKPIRQNRLDEAVRRVATARTTDAPDEDAHDSDVIPAELGGITHLVPRESIGWVEAEGDYARLHSATGAHLVRIPLSTLETRWRDHGFQRIHRSYLVSLRMVTGLRTADGAVLVRLRANGSSPAVELPVSRRQARELRDRLVRDPMRNLKPAGADE, encoded by the coding sequence GTGAGCGCCGAGCTGACCGTGCTCGCCGTCGACGACGAGGCGCCCGCCCTGGACGAATTGGCCTACCTGCTGGGCGAACATGGCGATATCGCCACCGTCCACACCGCGTCCGATGCCACCTCCGCGCTGCGCGAGCTCAACGCCCACACCATCGATGCGGTCTTCCTCGACATCAACATGCCGGGCCTGTCGGGTATCGAGCTGGCCGGGGTGCTGACCAATTTCGCCCATCGTCCCGCCGTGGTGTTCGTGACCGCCCATGATGACAAGGCGGTCGCGGCCTTCGATGTCGGCGCGCTGGATTACTTGCTCAAGCCGATCCGGCAGAACCGCCTCGACGAGGCGGTGCGACGGGTGGCCACCGCCAGGACCACCGACGCGCCGGACGAGGACGCCCACGATTCCGATGTCATCCCTGCCGAACTCGGTGGCATCACCCACCTGGTGCCCAGGGAGAGCATCGGCTGGGTGGAGGCCGAGGGCGACTATGCCCGGCTGCACTCGGCCACCGGCGCGCACCTGGTGCGAATACCGTTGAGCACCTTGGAGACCCGCTGGCGCGATCACGGTTTCCAGCGCATCCACCGGTCCTATCTGGTGTCACTGCGGATGGTCACCGGATTGCGCACCGCCGACGGTGCGGTCCTGGTCCGGTTGCGCGCCAACGGGTCCTCACCGGCGGTGGAGCTGCCGGTGAGCCGGCGCCAGGCACGGGAGTTGCGCGACCGGCTGGTCCGCGACCCGATGCGCAACCTGAAACCGGCGGGCGCCGATGAATGA
- a CDS encoding cation acetate symporter: MTGSPLTAAALLAAAIATVAIGSWGVRLSRTTSDFLVASRSVGPRWNAAAISGEYLSAASFLGVAGLIAKYGADALWYPVGFTAGYLGLLLFVAAPLRRSGAYTVPDFAEFRLGSPRLRKVAMLVVVVVCLFYLAPQYQGAGLALKTLLGMPVWIGPILVGAIVITNVVGGGMRSITFVQAFQYWLKLTAVAIPALALLGLFLSDRGELGGPLSPSVEQQTTVLVETDVVVQVIDPAGITITGELDGNAVRDSGFGTPGQHTLGADTRLTLAAGAATPVVAGTPGTGSEWIASGTGLGGEHPLYQVLSIIIATFLGTMGLPHVLVRFYTNPDGRAARRTALAVIALLSLFYLFPILLGVFSRLYVPQLLITGTADAAVLLAPGAAIGGIFGELLAALVAAGAIAAFLATSSGLLVSIAGALATDVLRGRVRDFRVAAVIGGLIPIPLSLLVSDLELSRTVGLAFAVAASTLCPLLVLGIWWRGLTATGAACGLAVGGMVCGGAVLVAITGAVDEHALGGWPAVMIGYPAAVSVPVAFATMILVSRFTKATPGVAQIFARMHVPERLGLGIERLPGA, from the coding sequence GTGACCGGCTCACCGCTGACGGCGGCCGCGCTGCTGGCCGCGGCGATCGCCACCGTGGCGATCGGCAGCTGGGGGGTGCGGCTGTCGCGCACCACCTCCGATTTCCTGGTGGCCTCGCGCAGCGTCGGACCGCGCTGGAACGCGGCCGCGATCTCCGGTGAATATCTTTCCGCCGCATCCTTTCTGGGTGTCGCGGGGCTGATCGCGAAGTACGGTGCCGATGCACTGTGGTATCCGGTCGGCTTCACCGCCGGTTACCTCGGCCTGCTGTTGTTCGTCGCCGCGCCGCTGCGTCGGTCCGGCGCCTACACCGTGCCCGACTTCGCCGAGTTCCGGCTGGGCTCACCGCGTCTGCGCAAGGTTGCGATGCTCGTGGTGGTCGTGGTCTGCCTGTTCTACCTCGCCCCGCAGTACCAAGGTGCCGGGCTGGCATTGAAAACGCTGCTCGGCATGCCGGTGTGGATCGGCCCGATACTGGTCGGTGCCATCGTCATCACCAATGTGGTCGGCGGGGGCATGCGGTCGATCACCTTCGTGCAGGCCTTCCAGTACTGGCTCAAACTGACCGCGGTCGCCATCCCCGCCTTGGCGCTGCTCGGCCTGTTCCTCAGTGACCGCGGCGAACTCGGCGGGCCGTTGTCACCGAGTGTGGAGCAGCAGACCACCGTGCTGGTCGAGACCGACGTGGTGGTCCAGGTGATCGACCCGGCCGGTATCACCATCACCGGCGAGTTGGACGGTAACGCCGTGCGCGACAGCGGTTTCGGCACCCCAGGGCAGCACACGCTCGGTGCCGACACCCGACTCACCCTGGCCGCCGGCGCGGCAACGCCCGTGGTCGCGGGCACCCCGGGCACCGGCAGCGAATGGATCGCCTCGGGTACCGGACTCGGTGGCGAGCACCCGCTGTATCAGGTGCTGTCGATCATCATCGCGACGTTCCTGGGCACTATGGGTCTGCCGCATGTGTTGGTGCGCTTCTATACCAACCCCGATGGACGCGCCGCCCGCCGGACCGCGCTGGCGGTGATCGCCCTGCTGTCGCTGTTCTACCTGTTCCCCATCCTGCTCGGCGTCTTCTCGCGCCTGTACGTGCCGCAACTGCTCATCACCGGAACCGCCGACGCCGCAGTGCTGTTGGCTCCCGGCGCGGCCATCGGTGGCATCTTCGGCGAGCTGTTGGCCGCCCTGGTGGCCGCGGGTGCCATCGCCGCGTTCCTGGCGACATCCTCGGGACTGCTGGTCAGCATCGCCGGCGCGCTGGCCACCGATGTGCTGCGGGGCCGGGTCCGCGATTTCCGGGTGGCCGCGGTCATCGGCGGGCTCATCCCGATTCCGTTGTCGCTGCTGGTGTCCGACCTGGAACTGTCCCGGACGGTGGGCCTGGCATTCGCCGTCGCCGCCTCCACACTGTGCCCGTTGCTGGTGCTCGGCATCTGGTGGCGCGGCCTGACCGCGACCGGGGCCGCCTGCGGACTGGCCGTCGGCGGCATGGTCTGCGGCGGCGCGGTGTTGGTGGCCATCACCGGGGCCGTCGACGAGCACGCGCTCGGTGGCTGGCCCGCGGTGATGATCGGCTACCCGGCGGCGGTCAGCGTGCCGGTGGCCTTCGCGACGATGATCCTGGTCAGCCGATTCACCAAGGCCACCCCGGGCGTCGCGCAGATCTTCGCCAGGATGCACGTGCCCGAACGTCTGGGCTTGGGAATCGAGCGCCTGCCCGGCGCATGA
- a CDS encoding DUF485 domain-containing protein, translated as MQASPEFQELRSRLRRFVFPMTAFFLVWYAVYVLLGAFAHDFMATKVFGDVNIGLIIGLGQFLTTFVITGLYVRFANRELDPRAAAIREELEGPAQ; from the coding sequence ATGCAGGCGAGCCCGGAATTCCAGGAGTTGCGCAGTCGGCTGCGCCGGTTCGTCTTTCCCATGACGGCCTTCTTCCTGGTCTGGTACGCGGTTTACGTACTGCTGGGCGCCTTCGCCCACGACTTCATGGCCACCAAGGTCTTCGGTGACGTCAACATCGGGTTGATCATCGGCCTCGGCCAGTTCCTCACCACCTTCGTGATCACCGGTCTGTACGTCCGGTTCGCCAACCGTGAGCTGGATCCGCGCGCCGCCGCGATCCGCGAGGAGCTGGAAGGGCCGGCCCAGTGA
- a CDS encoding cation acetate symporter, whose protein sequence is MTYLAATESVGNPVANMAIFGLFVVVTMVVVIRASKKNATAAEFFTGGRGFSGPQNGVAIAGDYLSAASFLGIAGAIAVYGYDGFLYSIGFLVAWLVALLLVAELLRNTGKFTMADVLSFRLKQRPVRVAAATSTLTVSLFYLLAQMAGAGGLVALLMNINSKSGQAVVIAVVGLLMIVYVLVGGMKGTTWVQIIKAVLLIAGAGFMTVMVLTKFGLNFSEILTSAQAAISGSATEAVASRDVLAPGAQYGGSLTSQINFISLALALVLGTAGLPHVLMRFYTVPTAKEARRSVVWAIALIGAFYLFTLVLGYGAAALVGPDRILGAAGGVNSAAPLLALELGGVVLLGVISAVAFATILAVVAGLTITASASFAHDIYASVLKSHKVTEEEQVKVSRITAVVLGVLAIGLGILANGQNVAFLVALAFAVAASANLPTIVYSLYWKRFNTRGALWSMYGGLISCIVLIVFSPAVSGSKTAMIPGADFAWFPLANPGIVSIPLAFALGIIGTLTSKDTGDPAVNAEMEVRSLTGVGAEKAVTH, encoded by the coding sequence ATGACCTATCTGGCCGCCACCGAGTCCGTCGGCAACCCGGTCGCCAACATGGCCATCTTCGGCCTCTTCGTCGTCGTCACGATGGTGGTGGTGATCCGGGCCAGCAAGAAGAACGCCACCGCGGCGGAATTCTTCACCGGCGGCCGCGGCTTCTCCGGCCCGCAGAACGGTGTCGCCATCGCCGGTGACTATCTGTCCGCGGCCAGCTTCCTCGGTATCGCCGGGGCCATCGCCGTGTACGGCTACGACGGATTCCTGTACTCGATCGGCTTCCTGGTCGCATGGCTGGTGGCCCTGCTGCTGGTGGCCGAATTGCTGCGCAACACCGGCAAATTCACCATGGCCGATGTGCTGAGCTTCCGGCTCAAGCAGCGCCCGGTGCGGGTGGCCGCGGCCACCTCCACGCTGACGGTGTCGCTGTTCTACCTGCTGGCCCAGATGGCCGGTGCCGGCGGCCTTGTCGCGCTGCTGATGAACATCAACAGCAAGAGCGGACAGGCCGTCGTCATCGCCGTCGTCGGCCTGCTGATGATCGTCTATGTCCTGGTCGGCGGCATGAAGGGCACCACCTGGGTGCAGATCATCAAGGCCGTGTTGTTGATCGCCGGCGCCGGTTTCATGACCGTCATGGTGCTGACGAAGTTCGGCCTGAACTTCTCCGAGATCCTGACCTCCGCGCAGGCCGCCATCTCCGGGTCCGCCACCGAGGCCGTGGCCAGCCGTGACGTGCTGGCCCCCGGCGCGCAGTACGGTGGTTCGCTGACCAGCCAGATCAACTTCATCTCGCTGGCGCTGGCGCTGGTGTTGGGCACCGCGGGTCTCCCGCACGTGCTGATGCGCTTCTACACGGTGCCGACGGCCAAGGAGGCGCGACGCTCGGTCGTGTGGGCCATCGCGCTGATCGGCGCGTTCTACCTGTTCACCCTGGTGCTCGGCTACGGCGCGGCCGCTCTGGTCGGACCCGACCGCATTCTCGGCGCGGCGGGCGGGGTGAACTCCGCGGCCCCGCTGCTGGCGCTCGAACTCGGCGGCGTGGTGCTGCTGGGCGTCATCTCCGCGGTCGCCTTCGCCACCATCCTTGCGGTGGTCGCGGGTCTGACCATCACGGCCTCGGCCTCCTTTGCCCATGACATCTACGCCTCGGTCCTGAAGTCCCACAAGGTGACCGAGGAGGAGCAGGTGAAGGTCTCCCGCATCACGGCGGTGGTCCTCGGCGTGCTGGCCATCGGCCTCGGCATCCTCGCCAACGGGCAGAACGTCGCCTTCCTGGTGGCGCTGGCCTTCGCGGTCGCCGCGTCGGCGAACCTGCCCACGATCGTCTACTCGCTGTACTGGAAGCGGTTCAACACCCGCGGCGCACTGTGGAGCATGTACGGCGGCCTGATCTCCTGCATCGTGCTGATCGTCTTCTCCCCCGCCGTGTCCGGCAGCAAGACCGCCATGATCCCGGGGGCCGATTTCGCCTGGTTCCCGCTGGCCAACCCCGGCATCGTGTCGATCCCGCTGGCCTTCGCGCTCGGCATCATCGGCACCCTGACCTCCAAGGACACCGGCGATCCGGCGGTCAATGCAGAGATGGAGGTCCGCTCGCTGACCGGTGTGGGCGCCGAGAAGGCAGTCACTCACTAA
- a CDS encoding MFS transporter: MDTRRRFAFAALAYAFAVTMLGTTVPTPMYALYGERMHFAVFTTTVVFAVYALGVLAALLVAGGWSDVLGRRPVLLAGLAFALASSAVFLFADNIALLLVGRLLSGLSAGLFTGTATAAVVESVPAQRRDRAATVATMVNIGGLGSGPLVAGALVQYAPHPLLLSFLVHIALLVLAIPAVLLAPETSGGTGRIALQRLAVPAEVRAVFLTAATAAFAGFAVTGLFAAVAPAFLAEVIGVTNHAVGGAVAGSIFLSSAVAQLLGRRIPPTLAVAVGCAILVVGMVILAVALSHSSLPGIIAAAVIAGIGQGISFSRGLAAVVEQVPDRQRGAVSSTYFVVAYVAIALPVVGVGLAAQTWGLRTAGESFAAAIAVLALICLAAVLVQERRARQLSGSTQA; encoded by the coding sequence ATGGACACCCGCCGCCGGTTCGCGTTCGCCGCCCTGGCCTACGCCTTCGCCGTCACCATGCTCGGGACGACCGTGCCGACCCCGATGTACGCGCTCTACGGCGAACGGATGCACTTCGCGGTGTTCACCACGACGGTGGTGTTCGCGGTGTACGCCCTCGGCGTGCTCGCCGCACTGCTGGTCGCCGGCGGCTGGTCCGATGTCCTCGGCCGCCGGCCGGTGTTGCTGGCCGGTCTGGCCTTCGCGCTGGCCAGTTCGGCGGTGTTCCTGTTCGCCGACAACATCGCGCTGCTGTTGGTGGGGCGCCTGCTGTCCGGGCTGTCGGCAGGGTTGTTCACCGGAACGGCGACGGCGGCGGTCGTTGAATCGGTGCCCGCCCAACGGCGTGACCGGGCGGCCACCGTGGCCACCATGGTCAACATCGGTGGGTTGGGCAGCGGCCCACTGGTGGCCGGGGCGCTGGTCCAGTACGCGCCGCACCCGCTGCTGCTGTCGTTCCTGGTGCACATCGCGCTGTTGGTACTCGCCATTCCCGCGGTGCTGCTGGCCCCGGAGACCTCGGGCGGCACCGGCCGCATCGCGCTGCAACGCCTTGCGGTGCCTGCCGAGGTCCGCGCCGTGTTCCTCACCGCCGCCACCGCAGCCTTCGCGGGGTTTGCGGTCACCGGGCTGTTCGCCGCGGTCGCGCCGGCCTTCCTCGCCGAAGTCATCGGGGTGACCAATCATGCCGTCGGCGGGGCGGTGGCCGGTTCGATCTTCCTGTCCTCGGCGGTGGCACAACTGCTCGGGCGTCGCATCCCGCCCACCCTCGCCGTGGCGGTGGGCTGCGCGATCCTGGTCGTCGGGATGGTCATTCTGGCTGTCGCACTGTCGCACTCATCGCTGCCGGGCATCATCGCCGCGGCCGTCATCGCCGGGATCGGACAGGGCATCAGCTTCAGCCGCGGGCTGGCGGCCGTCGTCGAGCAGGTCCCCGACCGGCAGCGCGGGGCGGTCAGCTCGACCTACTTCGTGGTCGCCTATGTGGCGATCGCGCTGCCGGTGGTCGGCGTGGGCCTTGCCGCCCAGACCTGGGGCCTGCGCACCGCCGGGGAGAGTTTCGCCGCCGCCATCGCGGTGCTCGCCCTCATCTGCCTGGCCGCGGTCCTGGTCCAGGAGCGCCGGGCCCGTCAATTGAGTGGTTCTACTCAGGCCTGA